The Dehalococcoidia bacterium genome includes the window GGGCCGCCCGCCCCGAACGCCACATGGTCGTTGGGCTGACGGGTGACGATGAAGGCGTCAGGGTCGGGAAAGACGTCCTCGTCCCGGTTGGCCGAGACGTACCACATGGTCACCCGGTCGCCAGCCTTCATGGGCACGCCGCGCACTTCCGTGTCTCGGGTGACGATGCGCGCCATGTACATGACGGGCGAGACGTAGCGGAGCATCTCCTCCACTGCCGTGGGCACCAGCGAGAGGTCGCTGCGCAGCAGCTCCATCTGCTCCGGGTGCTCCGTCAGGGCCAAGAGGCCGCCCGAGATGAGGTTGCGGGTGGTCTCGTTGCCCGCCACCGTCAGCAGCACGAACTGGGCGAACCGCTCCAGATCGCTCAGCCTCTCGCCGTCCACCTCGGCGTTCAGGTACACCGTCACCAGGTCTTCCTTCGGCTCGCGCATTCGCTCCTCTTCCAGCCGCCGAAGGTAAGAGGCCATCGCGGCGATGGTGTTCTCGGAGCGACGGACGAACTGCTGCGGCGCCGGAGCCGCCTCGGCCTCGGTCGTTCCGGCACGGCTGTACTCGGGGTCCATGGCGCCGATCAGGGCGTTGCTCCATTCAAAGATGAGGTGTCGGTCCTCTTTGGGAACGCCGATGAAGCGGGCGATGACCAGGAGGGGTAGCTGGGACGATACCTCGGTGACGAAGTCGCACTCACCCTTGGCGATGGCGCTGTCCAACAACTCGTTCACGATCTCGCGGATGTCGGGCTCGAGGAGGCTTATCATGCGCGGCGTGAACCCGGGGCTCACGAGACGCCGCAGTTTGGTGTGCCGGGGCGGGTCCGTGGTCACCATCATGGGGAACTGGTTGGGGCTCACGATGGATTCCAGGGTGATACCCCTGGACGAGGAGAAGGTAGACGTGTTCATGGAGACCTTCACCAGGTCCTCGTACTTGGTGAGAACCCAGAAGCCTCCCGCGACGGGGTCGGGATGCCAGTAGACGGGAGCCTGCTGGCGCAGGACCTTGAAAAGGTGATGGGGCGGCCCCGAAAGGAAGACGTCCAGGTCCAGGAGGTTGACGTCCTTCAGCTCGGTCGTCATCGGTCTCACCTCCGCCCGTGCTGCAGCCCCCGAGGGGTCGGGAGCGACTGCTCCTCCTTCAGGATGGAGGTCGAACGCTTACCAGGATTATACAACATGACCACACCTCATGGCCCATCCTTGCCCACGAGGGAGGCCTGGGTGTAGGAGGGGGCGACGCGGCCCAGGATCTCCGCTGCCTGGGCCACCATCTCCTCCAGGATCTCGCGGGCGGGGCGGATGCGGCGCAGCATGCCCGCTATCTGTCCGGCGGCGTTCATGAGCAGCTCCTTGCGCCCTGCCTGCTCGGCGGCGTAGGTGATCTGGCGGACGACCCCCATCTGGAAGGGGAAGGGCAGGGTGGGAGCGCCGGCCCTCTCCCACTCCTCGATGAGGGGGTTGGTGATGTTGCGCATGGTCTTGCCCGAGTAGATGCGGGTGACGCGGGTGTCCTCCTCGCTGGCCTCCAGGATGCGCCGCTTGAACAGGGGGTCCAGGGGCGATTCCTCGGCTACCAGGAAGGCAGTCCCGACCCAGACACCGATAGCGCCCAGGCAGAGGGCGGCTGCCAGGCCTCGGCCGTCGCCTATGCCTCCTGCCGCCACCACCGGCTTGGGGGCCACCGCGTCCACCACCTGGGGCACCAGGGCCATGGTGCCGACCCTTCCCGTGTGCCCGCCGCCCTCGTACCCCTGGGCCACCACTATATCCACCCCTGCCTCGGCCACGCGGCGGGCGTTCTTGACGTTGCCTACCAGGGACATGACCACCATGCCGGCGGCGTGCATGTCGGGCACGAAGGGGCCAGGGCTGCCCAGGCCCGAGGCGAAAACGGGCACCTTCTCCTCGATCACCACCTCCACCTTCCGCCTGATGTAATCGGGGCTGAAGAGCTGGGGATTGCCGGCAGGAGGCGGCTGCACATCGGGGAGATTGAACTTCTGCCGGACCTCCAGGATGAACTTCTTCGTCTGCTCGGGGATGAACTGCTGGACGTCTAGGAAGCTCAACTGGGTACCGCCGGACTCCCCCTGAACCTGTCCCCATGTGGGGAAGATGAGATCGACGCCGAAGGGCTTGTCGGTGAGGTCGCGCACCTTCCGTATCTCCTGGCGCAGCTCCTCCACCGACATGGCCACGCCGCCGATGACGCCCAGGCCGCCGGCGTTGGAAACGGCCGCCACCAGCTCGGCCTTGGCCATGGTGGGACCGCCGCCGCTACCGCCCATGCCCGCCAGGATCACGGGGTATTCGATGCCCAACATGTCGCACAGTGGCGTCCGCAAGACTGGACGGGTCATTTCCTCACGCCTCCTACAGCGATGGCCAGTTTTTTGATAGCAGACTAAAGAATGCCTGGCCGGTTGTCAAGGCGTGGCAGGGCTGTTAGACTATTTTACATCCGTCCTCCGTCGCGGCCAGGAGGCCGCCCCCGCACCGAGGGGAGGGTAGCTGCACAGGTGCGGGGTCTCGCCGAAGCCCCAGCGCTGACCGACCGCGAGCTTCGTTTCTGCCGAGGGAGGGGGTGGTCTCATGGTCGGGTGGCTCATGCGCGGTCAGTATCTCGAGAACTGCAACTGCCTGCCCTCCTGCCCCCGCGACGCCATCGGCGTGCCCGCCCCCAACCGCTTCCGCGAGGGCGTCTCGGCCATGCGCATCGTCGAGGGCCACGCCGACGGCTTGCGCCGGGCACCCTCCTACTGCTGGCCGGAGTGACCCACACCCGCCGGGGCCTTCAGGCCTGGACGGGCGCCGAAAACGTGTCCACCATGGGGGAGAGAGGGAAAGGGGGTGGAGGACGGCGCCGCAAGAGAGCGCACTTCTGTCCCCGCCAGGGTGCGCTGGGGCAGGGCCACCATGCGCCGCCCCCGCATGAAGTCCGCATCCTGCGCCAGCTCGGTCTCCTGCAGCAGCGCTAGACGGTGAGGAGGTGGTACGGCTCCAGACGCTCAGGGACTCGGCGGCCGAGGCGGCCGCCAGGCGTGAGGTAGGGCGCCCGCGGGGCTGATCCGCGGGCCGGAAAGGGAGGGGAGGTCATGTCCTGGCAGATCATGGGCACCTACTGGGGCCCGTGCAGTTGCAAGGTGAGCTGCCCCTGCGAACTGGGCGAGCCCGAGGGTGACGACGGCTACTGCTCCGGCGCCCTGGCCCTGGAGATCGAGCGCGGCCAGGTGGAGGGCGTGGACGTGAGCGGCTGCCGTGTCGTCTTCGATGGCGACTGGCCCAAGGGCTTCATCTCCGGCGAGGGCACCGCCCGCCTCTACTTCGACCCGTCCGTC containing:
- a CDS encoding cytochrome P450 codes for the protein MTTELKDVNLLDLDVFLSGPPHHLFKVLRQQAPVYWHPDPVAGGFWVLTKYEDLVKVSMNTSTFSSSRGITLESIVSPNQFPMMVTTDPPRHTKLRRLVSPGFTPRMISLLEPDIREIVNELLDSAIAKGECDFVTEVSSQLPLLVIARFIGVPKEDRHLIFEWSNALIGAMDPEYSRAGTTEAEAAPAPQQFVRRSENTIAAMASYLRRLEEERMREPKEDLVTVYLNAEVDGERLSDLERFAQFVLLTVAGNETTRNLISGGLLALTEHPEQMELLRSDLSLVPTAVEEMLRYVSPVMYMARIVTRDTEVRGVPMKAGDRVTMWYVSANRDEDVFPDPDAFIVTRQPNDHVAFGAGGPHFCLGASLARLEARVLFEELLSRPYDVEVVGPVEWLRSNFVSGIKHMPVRFRRRSR
- a CDS encoding nitronate monooxygenase family protein; protein product: MTRPVLRTPLCDMLGIEYPVILAGMGGSGGGPTMAKAELVAAVSNAGGLGVIGGVAMSVEELRQEIRKVRDLTDKPFGVDLIFPTWGQVQGESGGTQLSFLDVQQFIPEQTKKFILEVRQKFNLPDVQPPPAGNPQLFSPDYIRRKVEVVIEEKVPVFASGLGSPGPFVPDMHAAGMVVMSLVGNVKNARRVAEAGVDIVVAQGYEGGGHTGRVGTMALVPQVVDAVAPKPVVAAGGIGDGRGLAAALCLGAIGVWVGTAFLVAEESPLDPLFKRRILEASEEDTRVTRIYSGKTMRNITNPLIEEWERAGAPTLPFPFQMGVVRQITYAAEQAGRKELLMNAAGQIAGMLRRIRPAREILEEMVAQAAEILGRVAPSYTQASLVGKDGP